One genomic segment of Hordeum vulgare subsp. vulgare chromosome 2H, MorexV3_pseudomolecules_assembly, whole genome shotgun sequence includes these proteins:
- the LOC123426672 gene encoding 60S ribosomal protein L5-1, translating to MVFVKNQKTRAYSKRFQVKFKRRRQGKTDYRARLRLTNQDKNKYNTPKYRFVVRFTNKDVTAQIVYATIAGDIVMAAAYSHELPRYGLEVGLTNYAAAYCTGLLLARRVLKCRDLDQEYEGNVEATGEDFSVEPSDERRPFRALLDVGLIRTTTGNRVFGALKGALDGGLDIPHSDKRFAGFKKDEKQLDAEIHRKYIYGGHVADYMKSLADEEPEKYQSHFSEYIKKGIEADGMEALYKKVHAAIRADPTIAKSTKEPPKTHKRYNPKKLTYEQRKASLVERLNALNSSGGADVDEDDDE from the exons ATG GTGTttgtgaagaaccagaagaccagGGCCTACTCCAAGCGGTTCCAAGTGAAGTTCAAGAGAAGGAGAC AGGGGAAGACCGATTACAGGGCCAGGCTCAGGCTCACCAACCAAGACAAGAACAAGTACAACACACCAAAGTACCGGTTTGTTGTGCGATTT ACCAACAAAGATGTCACTGCCCAAATTGTGTACGCCACCATTGCTGGTGACATCGTGATGGCTGCTGCCTATTCCCATGAGCTTCCTCGTTATGGTCTTGAGGTCGGCCTCACCAACTATGCCGCAG CGTACTGCACTGGTCTGCTTTTGGCCCGCCGTGTGCTCAAGTGCCGTGATTTGGATCAGGAATATGAGGGCAATGTCGAG GCCACTGGGGAGGACTTTTCTGTTGAGCCGTCTGATGAGAGGAGGCCTTTCCGGGCGCTCCTGGATGTTGGCCTTATTAGGACCACTACTGGAAACCGTGTGTTTGGTGCCCTTAAG GGAGCTTTGGATGGTGGTCTTGATATTCCGCACAGTGACAAGAGATTTGCTGGCTTCAAGAAGGATGAGAAGCAGCTGGATGCTGAGATTCACCGCAAATACATCTATGGAGGGCATGTTGCTGACTACATGAAG TCACTGGCTGATGAGGAACCTGAGAAGTACCAATCTCACTTCAGTGAGTACATCAAGAAGGGGatcgaggctgatggcatggAAGCACTGTACAAGAAGGTTCATGCTGCCATTCGTGCTGATCCTACAATAGCAAAATCAACCAAGGAACCACCAAAGACGCACAAGAG GTACAATCCCAAGAAGCTGACCTACGAGCAGAGGAAGGCCAGTCTCGTAGAGCGGCTCAATGCCCTCAACTCATCTGGTGGTGCTGAtgtcgatgaagacgacgatgaatga
- the LOC123426674 gene encoding small RNA-binding protein 11, chloroplastic-like, producing the protein MAMAALREASRRLACASTRIPAGAATRPLLLTHSRGITHKLFIGGLSQFATEDSLAEAFTRYGQVLEATIVTDKMTSRSKGFGFVKFASEEEANKAREEMNGKVLNGRVIYVDIAKAKQDRAADVVPIARGPPNPVGNN; encoded by the exons ATGGCCATGGCGGCGCTGCGTGAGGCCTCCCGCCGCCTGGCCTGCGCCTCCACGAGGATCCCCGCCGGCGCCGCCACGCGCCCGCTGCTCCTCACGCACTCTCGCGGCATCACCCACAAGCTCTTCATCGGAG GCTTGTCACAATTTGCAACGGAAGACAGCCTAGCAGAAGCTTTCACGCGTTATGGCCAAGTATTAGAAG CCACCATTGTCACGGATAAGATGACCAGCCGATCAAAAGGCTTCGGCTTTGTGAAATTTGCCTCCGAGGAAGAGGCCAATAAAGCACGTGAAGAGATGAACGGCAAG GTACTTAATGGGCGAGTTATATATGTCGACATTGCAAAGGCCAAACAGGACCGTGCTGCAGACGTAGTTCCAATAGCAAGAGGCCCTCCTAATCCAGTCGGCAACAACTGA